The following is a genomic window from Kiloniellales bacterium.
GGCGATGATGCCGGCCATGGTCGTCCCCCGGTACATGTTCACCGGCCGGTCGAAGGTCGCGTAGACCGAGCCGGTCATGTGCCGCATGTAGTTCTTGCCGACCTGCCCCGAGGAATTGGCCAGGCCGTCGGGGAACTTTGAGGAGGCCGAGTTGAGCAGAAGGCGCGGCGTCTCGATCGAGTTGCCGGCGACGCAGACGGCCCGGGCCTTCTGCAGCTGCTGATTGCCGTCCTTGTCGGCGTAGAGCACGCCCGAAACCTTGCCAGCATCGTCGTGCTGAATCTGCAGCACCTGGGCCTCGGTCCTAAGGTCGAGATTGCCGGTCGCCTCGGCCTTCGGAATCTCGACATAGAGCGTCGACCACTTGGCCCCCGACTTGCAGCCCTGGAAGCAGAAGCCGATCTGCTGGCAGGCGGCGCGGCCGTCGCGCGGCCGGCTATTGATCGCCATGCGGCCGGTGTGGACGTCCTTGTAGCCGAGCCGCTTGGCCCCGGCGTACATGACCATGAAGTTGTTGTTGCCGGGCAGGCCGGGAATGCCGTTGGTCCGGGTCACGCCCATCTTGTCCTCGGCCTTGGCGTAGTAGGGCTCGAGGTCCGCCAGCGTCACCGGCCAGTCGAGCAGGCTAGCACCATCGATCTCGCCGTACTCGCTCTTGACCCGGAACTCGTGCTCCTGGAAGCGCAGCGAGGCGCCGGCCCAGTGCACCGTCGAGCCGCCGACGGTCTTGCAGATCCAGGCCGGCAGGCCCGCGAAGTCCTTGGCGACGCGCCAGGTGCCCGAGGTGGTCCGCTTATCGAGCCAGGAGATCTGACCGAAGGAGCCCCACTCGTCGTTCTGGAAGTCGGTGATCTCCTCGCGCCCGCCAGCCTCCAGCAGCACCACCTTGACGCCCTTCTGGCAGAGCTCGTTGGCCAGGGTACCGCCGCCCGCCCCGGAGCCGATGATCGCGACGACCGAGTCGTCGTTCAGGTCGAATTTCGCCATTGTTCCCGCCTCCCCGCTCAGCCGGCCTTGGGGCTGGCGTCCTCGGAAGGACGCTCGAGCCAGTTCAGGTCGTCGAAGCCGCGGTCGAGGTAGCCGCCGAACTCGTAGGACGGCCCCTCGTATCCGAAGTGGCGCCAGACCAGCCGGTCGTTGTAGAGGCTGACCACGGTGGTGCCGCGCACCTTCTGGAAGAAGGCGTCGTCCTGCATCGCGGTCAGCACCTCGAGCTGATAGCCATCGGAGAGCTCGACCCACTTGACGCCCTTGGCCGCGTCCAGCTTGCCGACCCCATCCTTGATCAGCGCCGCCGTATCGGCGTTGCCCTTGGCCTCACTGTCCAGCGCCCCGACCACCGCGGCGTAGTAGATGTCGCTCAGCGTATCGTGGGGATAGAGCCTGCGGCTCATCTTCAGGAGGGTCATGCCCTCGTGGGCGCTGAGGCTCTGCAGATCCAGGGCCCAGGCCCCGTCGCTCGACATCAGGACCGTGCCCGAAGCGACCACCGCCGCGCCGGCCGCAGCCAGGGAACTGGTCTGCAGGAACTGGCGGCGGTTCATACCTGACTTGCTCATTTAAGTTTCCTTCCCGTTCCGTTCTTTTCTTGCTTGCGGCTCGGGTCCTTGGCGCCCGAATCCGCGGAAAGACGCCGCCTGGCGGCGGCGCCCTACTGGTAGCGCCCGTGCCGCTCCAGCACCTCGATCTTGTAGCCGTCGGGGTCTTGGACGAAGAAGAACCGGGCCATCAGCGCACCGTCGCGGTGGAATTCCTTGACGTCGTTCGGCGCCAGGCCGAGCTCCTTGAAGCGATGATGCTCGGCCTTGGCGTCGTCGACGCAAACCGCGACGTGGCCATAGCCGGACCCGTGGGTGTA
Proteins encoded in this region:
- a CDS encoding VOC family protein — its product is MAKAIHTMIRVLDLDRSIDFYGRAFGLKVADHFDFDGFALVYLRNEENDFEIELTLNKGETEPYTHGSGYGHVAVCVDDAKAEHHRFKELGLAPNDVKEFHRDGALMARFFFVQDPDGYKIEVLERHGRYQ
- a CDS encoding GMC family oxidoreductase, which gives rise to MAKFDLNDDSVVAIIGSGAGGGTLANELCQKGVKVVLLEAGGREEITDFQNDEWGSFGQISWLDKRTTSGTWRVAKDFAGLPAWICKTVGGSTVHWAGASLRFQEHEFRVKSEYGEIDGASLLDWPVTLADLEPYYAKAEDKMGVTRTNGIPGLPGNNNFMVMYAGAKRLGYKDVHTGRMAINSRPRDGRAACQQIGFCFQGCKSGAKWSTLYVEIPKAEATGNLDLRTEAQVLQIQHDDAGKVSGVLYADKDGNQQLQKARAVCVAGNSIETPRLLLNSASSKFPDGLANSSGQVGKNYMRHMTGSVYATFDRPVNMYRGTTMAGIIADESVNDPSRGFVGGYEMETLSLGLPFMAAFLNPGAWGADFTAAMDEYENMAGMWLVGEDMPQEKNAITLHASEKDQFGLPVPNVHFDDHANDVAMRNHAYKQGSAVYEAVGAKRVVETPPYPSTHNLGTCRMSAKAADGVCNAFGQTHDIKNLFISDGSQFTTGGAENPTLTIVSLAIRQADHIAQQMKAGEI
- a CDS encoding twin-arginine translocation signal domain-containing protein, coding for MSKSGMNRRQFLQTSSLAAAGAAVVASGTVLMSSDGAWALDLQSLSAHEGMTLLKMSRRLYPHDTLSDIYYAAVVGALDSEAKGNADTAALIKDGVGKLDAAKGVKWVELSDGYQLEVLTAMQDDAFFQKVRGTTVVSLYNDRLVWRHFGYEGPSYEFGGYLDRGFDDLNWLERPSEDASPKAG